In one Candidatus Nitronereus thalassa genomic region, the following are encoded:
- a CDS encoding polysaccharide deacetylase family protein, with product MGNTVISNIRWVGRYIKNHMFQGATILIYHRVAELPSDWQLMSVTPQHFGEHLDVLRKKFYPMSLQQLHRAAQKGKIPKGAVAVTFDDGYADNLYNAKPLLEKYDVPASFYVTCGCLDQEQEFWWDDLDRMLLQPQSLPQTLTLTVEGIEHSWKVDVPSNPSPSTEIVPPKFSKIQEEGKLGRKELYRSLHSLLRPLPEEKRRPLLDEIAKWSGSNRKGRVTHASLTTNELEQLGKGGLVEIGAHTVTHPVLSSLSLSEQRDEILQSKEGLEEKLNRPILSFAYPYGERSDYSVQTPELVKQLGFSYACSNYSGIVRRGVDPFQLPRVSTRDWNGEEFSRRISTWFPV from the coding sequence ATGGGAAATACGGTTATTTCTAACATTCGATGGGTTGGGCGATATATAAAAAACCATATGTTTCAGGGGGCTACCATTCTGATCTATCATCGGGTTGCGGAATTGCCTTCTGATTGGCAATTAATGTCGGTTACACCGCAACATTTTGGGGAACATTTGGATGTTTTACGGAAGAAATTTTATCCGATGAGCCTGCAACAATTACATCGTGCAGCGCAAAAGGGAAAAATTCCAAAAGGTGCAGTAGCCGTTACCTTTGATGATGGGTATGCCGACAATCTTTATAATGCCAAACCGTTATTAGAAAAATACGATGTCCCGGCATCGTTTTATGTCACATGTGGATGCTTGGATCAAGAACAAGAGTTTTGGTGGGATGATTTGGATCGTATGTTACTACAACCGCAAAGCCTACCACAGACACTTACCTTGACTGTAGAAGGTATTGAGCATTCATGGAAGGTTGATGTGCCATCGAATCCTTCTCCCTCAACGGAAATCGTTCCACCAAAATTTTCAAAAATTCAAGAAGAGGGAAAATTGGGGAGAAAAGAATTGTACCGATCCCTTCATTCCTTACTGCGTCCCTTACCGGAGGAAAAAAGAAGACCCTTATTGGATGAAATTGCAAAGTGGTCTGGTTCTAATCGAAAGGGGCGAGTGACACATGCCTCTTTGACAACGAATGAATTAGAACAATTAGGCAAGGGGGGACTGGTAGAGATTGGCGCTCATACGGTGACGCACCCCGTATTATCTAGTCTTTCTCTTTCTGAGCAGCGAGATGAGATTTTACAAAGTAAGGAGGGCCTAGAGGAAAAACTCAATCGACCGATCTTGAGTTTTGCTTATCCCTATGGTGAACGATCGGACTATTCGGTACAGACCCCTGAACTTGTCAAGCAGTTGGGATTTTCCTATGCGTGTTCAAACTATTCAGGAATCGTTCGAAGAGGAGTGGATCCCTTTCAATTACCCAGGGTCTCGACTCGAGATTGGAACGGAGAGGAATTCTCTCGAAGAATATCAACTTGGTTTCCCGTCTAG
- a CDS encoding NAD-dependent epimerase/dehydratase family protein — translation MMKKIFITGGTGFIGCRLAEVLCERQFEVVALVRQWSRAVRLARLPIQMVHGDILNKESLCKAMKGCDVVFHCAVDNRVEGDLHRQTSAQGTDNVMQVAKELGVNRVVHLSSTAVFSYQAKPDTSTEEGKPNLSGDAYCDGKIESEKIALRYFLDQGLPVTVLRPTIVYGPFGDYSVSTIDLIRKGRMVLVNGGWGTCNVLYVDNLVEAMLLAAEKDEAVGKIFHISDESPVTWKAFIEEHAHALGSTYLPLKEQTVEEIEQMRQYIKSQVPSSFKQICNIISDRKTLKALRSIPLVRRMESLTRSVARIILPMSIRGALRRRMTPKAKPKSSHGATLAIPSPLSPPEVNMVTAFEQVRFSIEKAKNVLGYEPKIDFVEGMRRTKAWIQWARL, via the coding sequence ATGATGAAGAAAATTTTTATTACAGGGGGAACCGGGTTTATTGGCTGTCGGTTGGCTGAAGTGCTGTGTGAACGGCAATTTGAGGTTGTGGCCTTGGTGCGGCAATGGTCTCGTGCCGTACGTCTAGCCCGACTCCCGATCCAGATGGTTCATGGGGATATCTTGAATAAGGAATCTCTTTGTAAGGCCATGAAGGGCTGTGATGTGGTTTTTCATTGCGCCGTAGACAATCGTGTTGAGGGAGACCTTCACCGACAGACGAGTGCTCAGGGAACGGACAATGTCATGCAAGTGGCCAAGGAGTTAGGTGTCAACCGTGTTGTGCACCTGAGCAGTACCGCCGTATTTAGTTATCAAGCTAAGCCGGACACCTCGACTGAGGAAGGGAAACCTAATTTGTCAGGTGATGCCTACTGCGATGGGAAAATAGAATCTGAAAAAATAGCCCTTCGATATTTTCTGGACCAGGGGCTGCCGGTTACGGTTTTACGCCCAACAATCGTCTATGGACCCTTTGGAGATTATTCTGTTTCAACGATTGACCTCATTCGTAAAGGGCGGATGGTATTAGTGAATGGAGGTTGGGGAACGTGTAATGTTTTGTATGTTGATAATCTCGTCGAGGCCATGTTGTTAGCCGCTGAAAAAGATGAGGCCGTAGGGAAAATATTCCATATTTCTGATGAGAGCCCTGTCACATGGAAGGCTTTTATTGAAGAGCATGCTCATGCGTTAGGATCGACCTATCTCCCACTAAAGGAACAAACGGTGGAAGAGATAGAACAAATGAGGCAGTACATTAAGAGTCAGGTTCCCTCATCTTTTAAGCAAATTTGTAACATTATTTCCGACCGCAAGACCCTCAAGGCCCTACGTTCTATTCCTCTCGTGAGGCGTATGGAATCTTTGACGCGAAGTGTGGCTAGGATAATACTTCCAATGTCTATTCGTGGTGCTTTGCGTCGAAGAATGACGCCCAAGGCGAAGCCGAAGAGTTCTCATGGTGCCACACTAGCAATTCCTTCGCCACTGTCTCCACCAGAAGTAAATATGGTAACGGCATTTGAACAAGTTAGGTTCAGTATCGAAAAGGCCAAAAATGTCCTTGGATATGAGCCCAAAATCGATTTTGTTGAAGGAATGAGGCGTACAAAAGCGTGGATACAATGGGCACGACTCTAA
- a CDS encoding Gfo/Idh/MocA family oxidoreductase, whose amino-acid sequence MQSEMRPSNNRPLRIAIIGCGAVAELCHLPAVQQISNMEVVALVDRQLPRAETLAKQFGVSKCLENYQQLSEVEIDGVIIGLPNYLHASVSKEFLTKGIAVLVEKPMALTVTDAEEMVDLAKRHAVPLQVGLMSRYFKGAQLIKRALMNDWLGKLEGFSLENGLLYDWPAASGGIVLKDQAGGGQLVDIGSHMLDLLLWWFGEVKDVEYRDDSLGGVESDCELSLTLDGPTGPVSGTVVLSRLRNLSNVVRIVGEQFTLEWDLSSMDSVRMWPTHEVEGHSRFITDSQSERPQSWHDAFVIQLEMFAQSILTGERALTSGDGALGTVALIEQCYRERKPVEWPWMKSAHYSMVEVGR is encoded by the coding sequence ATGCAGAGTGAAATGAGGCCTTCGAATAATAGGCCATTGCGTATTGCCATTATTGGGTGTGGTGCGGTTGCCGAATTGTGCCATCTTCCTGCTGTGCAGCAGATATCAAATATGGAAGTCGTTGCATTGGTTGATCGACAGCTTCCTCGCGCTGAAACTCTCGCGAAACAGTTTGGCGTGTCTAAATGTCTGGAGAATTACCAGCAACTCTCAGAAGTTGAAATTGATGGTGTCATCATTGGTCTTCCCAACTATCTACACGCTTCAGTTTCCAAGGAGTTTCTTACAAAAGGGATTGCGGTACTCGTTGAAAAGCCAATGGCTCTGACAGTGACGGATGCAGAGGAGATGGTTGACCTTGCGAAGCGCCATGCGGTTCCTTTGCAGGTTGGGCTGATGTCTCGCTATTTCAAAGGGGCTCAACTGATCAAACGAGCGTTGATGAATGATTGGCTAGGAAAATTGGAAGGTTTTTCATTGGAAAACGGCCTGCTGTATGACTGGCCGGCTGCATCAGGGGGGATCGTCCTCAAAGACCAGGCTGGCGGCGGACAGCTTGTTGATATAGGGAGCCACATGCTGGATCTCCTCTTGTGGTGGTTCGGGGAGGTGAAAGATGTCGAGTATCGAGACGATTCACTAGGAGGAGTAGAAAGTGATTGTGAATTATCTTTAACGCTCGATGGTCCGACTGGTCCCGTTTCTGGCACCGTTGTGCTTAGTCGCCTGAGAAACCTGAGTAATGTAGTGAGGATTGTTGGAGAACAATTTACCCTTGAATGGGATCTATCCAGCATGGACTCAGTGCGAATGTGGCCGACCCACGAGGTTGAAGGCCATTCGAGATTTATTACGGACTCCCAATCTGAGCGCCCCCAATCATGGCATGATGCATTTGTTATTCAATTAGAAATGTTTGCCCAGTCAATTCTTACGGGGGAAAGGGCATTAACCTCCGGGGATGGTGCGCTCGGAACGGTGGCGCTTATTGAGCAATGCTATCGAGAACGGAAGCCTGTGGAATGGCCTTGGATGAAATCGGCTCATTATTCAATGGTGGAAGTGGGAAGATGA
- a CDS encoding glycosyltransferase family 4 protein: MDKKTILYVTWPLGFGGTEKHLKDLVLGLQSKDVTTYILSFTKAFYEKIFPKGTSPIVLSDDSPTVKGFFSYWIRFLRVKPSVIVFVNGQLGLFPWKAYLAARLSGAEQVLAIEHSIGDPLLRNGGLLSWKDKIAKKIGRRKIPGLLTSQTICVSHAVRNRLVDDYGYPRDKTKTIWNGIDLHYYGAITDQGLNLRKGLGIGPEEVILVCVSRLDRKKGIGILLDAINKVKRENVSLSCFLVGDGPAEKDLREKVEALDISKQVHFIGHKDDVRPFLQEADIFVLPSFKEGLPFSLLEAMAFGLPCIATDVGGNREAVIHGENGLIVPPGVVGELAKAIRTLVMDKEQRLKMGQNGKCRVRDNFDINQMLTKFRSLLVG; the protein is encoded by the coding sequence ATGGATAAGAAAACTATACTGTACGTGACTTGGCCTTTGGGGTTTGGAGGTACAGAAAAGCATTTAAAAGATCTTGTTCTTGGATTACAGAGCAAGGATGTGACTACCTATATCTTGTCATTCACGAAGGCCTTTTATGAAAAAATATTTCCTAAAGGCACTTCTCCTATTGTGCTTTCTGATGATAGTCCAACCGTAAAAGGTTTTTTTTCGTATTGGATACGGTTTCTACGTGTCAAGCCTTCCGTCATTGTTTTTGTTAATGGCCAACTCGGATTATTTCCGTGGAAAGCCTACCTGGCCGCACGATTGTCAGGTGCGGAGCAAGTGTTGGCCATTGAACATTCCATTGGGGATCCACTTTTAAGAAATGGTGGGTTGTTATCTTGGAAGGACAAAATAGCAAAAAAGATCGGGCGCCGGAAAATTCCTGGGCTTTTAACCAGCCAAACCATCTGTGTTAGCCATGCCGTAAGAAATAGACTGGTTGATGATTATGGGTATCCCCGAGATAAAACGAAGACCATTTGGAATGGAATTGATCTACATTACTATGGGGCCATCACCGACCAAGGATTGAACTTACGAAAAGGTCTGGGAATTGGGCCTGAGGAAGTCATCCTTGTATGTGTCTCTCGTTTGGATCGGAAAAAAGGGATAGGGATTTTATTGGATGCAATCAATAAAGTGAAACGGGAGAATGTTTCCCTTTCTTGTTTTTTGGTCGGTGATGGTCCAGCCGAAAAAGATTTACGAGAAAAGGTTGAAGCGCTTGATATCAGTAAGCAGGTTCATTTTATAGGTCATAAGGATGATGTCAGGCCATTTTTACAAGAGGCTGACATTTTTGTGCTTCCTTCGTTTAAAGAGGGTCTTCCATTTTCTTTACTTGAAGCCATGGCTTTTGGTTTGCCCTGTATTGCTACTGATGTAGGAGGGAATCGGGAAGCGGTGATTCATGGCGAGAATGGACTAATTGTTCCCCCGGGAGTGGTAGGAGAATTGGCGAAAGCTATCCGTACGCTTGTCATGGATAAAGAGCAGCGGCTCAAGATGGGACAAAATGGAAAGTGTAGAGTTAGAGATAATTTTGACATCAACCAAATGTTAACAAAATTTCGTTCCTTGCTTGTTGGCTAA
- a CDS encoding UDP-glucuronic acid decarboxylase family protein, whose protein sequence is MKNLSSKRILVAGGAGFLGSYLCERLLEQGHEVLCVDNFYTGRKENILHLMNHPYFEVKRHDICFPLYIETDEIYNLACPASPLHYQFDPVQTTKTSVHGSINLLGLAKRVKAKILQASTSEVYGDPRVHPQVETYWGNVNPIGQRACYDEGKRCAETLFFDYHRQYHLNIKVARIFNTYGPRMHPNDGRVVSNFIIQALQNKNMTVYGDGSQTRSFCYVDDLISGLILLMESGNEETGPINLGNPHEFTILELAEEVIRLTGSKSKVEFKPLPQDDPALRRPDIQKANKILGWRPKVELKEGLMKTIEYYKSNFRKNLPRQKNSIVRETEKIPA, encoded by the coding sequence GTGAAGAATCTTAGTAGTAAACGAATTTTGGTTGCCGGAGGAGCTGGGTTTTTGGGGTCCTACCTTTGTGAAAGGCTCCTTGAGCAAGGTCATGAAGTCCTTTGTGTGGATAATTTTTATACAGGACGAAAAGAAAATATCTTGCATCTCATGAATCACCCGTATTTTGAGGTTAAACGGCATGATATTTGCTTTCCACTATATATAGAGACCGATGAAATTTATAACCTCGCTTGTCCGGCATCTCCTCTTCACTATCAATTCGATCCTGTTCAGACGACCAAAACGTCCGTTCACGGAAGTATCAATCTCTTAGGTCTTGCCAAGCGGGTCAAAGCCAAGATTCTGCAGGCATCAACAAGCGAAGTATATGGAGACCCGCGAGTACATCCTCAAGTGGAAACCTATTGGGGAAATGTGAATCCTATTGGTCAAAGAGCTTGCTACGATGAAGGGAAACGATGCGCCGAAACATTATTTTTTGATTATCACCGCCAATACCACCTGAATATCAAGGTTGCACGAATTTTTAATACCTATGGTCCGAGAATGCATCCCAACGATGGTCGGGTGGTCAGTAATTTCATTATTCAGGCCCTACAGAACAAGAATATGACCGTCTATGGTGATGGAAGTCAGACTCGAAGTTTTTGCTATGTGGATGATCTCATCAGTGGGTTGATATTACTTATGGAATCGGGAAATGAGGAAACGGGGCCCATCAATTTAGGCAACCCCCACGAATTTACCATACTCGAATTAGCCGAAGAGGTCATACGTTTAACTGGATCCAAATCAAAAGTGGAGTTTAAGCCACTGCCTCAAGATGATCCGGCTTTACGACGTCCTGATATTCAAAAGGCCAATAAGATTTTAGGGTGGAGACCCAAGGTCGAGTTAAAAGAGGGACTCATGAAAACCATTGAATATTATAAATCAAATTTCCGGAAAAATTTACCAAGGCAGAAAAACTCGATCGTTAGAGAGACGGAGAAAATTCCAGCCTGA
- a CDS encoding glycosyltransferase yields the protein MVSNLYPPYYQGGYEVRCAQVAEALHGEGHDVCVLTSTYGLPMPTFGNASEKLETINGVQIYRSLNQYHYKPQPKRLPGRLFDAKRHFFDAKKFQEIIASFQPDVVNWWSMYGLSKMLLPLPKEWGIPDVHWIEHWWMIREYGAKGENASEIWSGCWDGNWGPSIFRPFFRLAGRKLEKQFTKAGFPTREFPNCPKHVCFVSEHLRELYHEEGLVFPSTEVIHGGIPIEQFFHPLNGRDATPRRLRLLYAGQITPDRGLHSVLDALGLMDEKVRSNISLSIAGDNMSKYGREIKQQVEKLNLSRLVSFLGKVNHEKMPCVYQEHDVLVFPSLRDEGLPLTMVEAMLAGCAVVTTGSGGAMEIAKLANLPLFSKGDSRALRDILEKFVLDRKSLHEVALEGQAVAIKEFSLDRMIERWSTTLYRICQPLKKIATLPNPQ from the coding sequence ATGGTTTCTAATCTTTATCCTCCCTATTACCAAGGGGGGTACGAAGTTCGATGTGCTCAAGTTGCGGAAGCACTTCATGGAGAAGGGCATGATGTCTGTGTGTTGACGAGTACCTATGGGCTTCCCATGCCAACTTTCGGAAACGCATCAGAAAAATTGGAAACCATCAATGGAGTTCAGATTTACCGCAGCTTGAATCAGTATCACTATAAACCACAACCCAAGCGTTTGCCGGGAAGACTGTTTGACGCCAAACGTCATTTTTTTGATGCAAAGAAGTTTCAAGAAATCATAGCTTCCTTTCAACCTGATGTGGTCAATTGGTGGAGTATGTATGGCCTCTCAAAAATGCTGCTTCCTTTGCCAAAGGAGTGGGGAATTCCTGATGTGCATTGGATCGAACATTGGTGGATGATTCGTGAATATGGTGCGAAGGGAGAAAATGCCTCGGAAATTTGGAGCGGTTGTTGGGATGGGAACTGGGGGCCATCTATATTCCGCCCTTTCTTCCGACTGGCGGGGAGGAAGCTGGAAAAGCAGTTTACCAAGGCTGGGTTCCCAACCCGAGAATTTCCAAATTGCCCAAAGCACGTCTGTTTTGTGAGCGAACATCTTAGGGAACTTTACCATGAAGAGGGGCTCGTATTTCCATCTACGGAAGTAATTCATGGTGGTATCCCTATCGAACAGTTTTTTCATCCGCTCAATGGACGAGACGCAACACCTCGCAGATTACGGCTTCTCTATGCAGGACAAATTACTCCAGATCGTGGCCTGCATTCCGTGCTTGACGCTCTCGGTCTTATGGACGAAAAGGTGCGTTCAAATATTTCATTGAGTATCGCCGGAGACAACATGTCAAAGTATGGTCGAGAAATAAAACAACAAGTAGAGAAATTGAATTTGTCGCGATTGGTGTCATTTTTAGGAAAGGTCAACCATGAAAAGATGCCATGTGTGTATCAAGAGCATGATGTCCTAGTGTTTCCAAGCTTGAGGGATGAAGGCTTGCCGTTAACGATGGTCGAAGCCATGTTGGCTGGTTGTGCGGTTGTGACAACTGGAAGCGGAGGAGCGATGGAAATTGCCAAATTGGCGAATCTTCCTCTTTTTTCAAAGGGCGATAGCAGGGCCTTGCGCGACATCCTTGAGAAATTCGTGCTTGATAGAAAAAGTTTGCATGAGGTTGCCTTAGAAGGCCAAGCCGTTGCCATCAAAGAGTTTAGTTTGGATCGAATGATCGAACGGTGGAGTACAACTCTTTATCGTATATGTCAACCACTCAAGAAAATAGCCACACTTCCTAATCCGCAGTGA
- a CDS encoding nucleotide sugar dehydrogenase, whose protein sequence is MLLKKIQDHTSVVGVIGLGYVGLPLAVLQAKNGYKVIGIDESEDKVDRVNQGHNYILDVKNEELTQAVESGLLVATTDFGRLKECDVVLICVPTPLTLNKEPDITAIVKVTQHIAHQSHPHMLVVLESTTYPGTTEEVIIPALTKGGLELGETLFVAFSPERVDPGNKAFKTHNTFKLVGGATPACLEVARSFYEQSIEKVFPVSSPRAAEMTKVFENVFRSVNIALVNELAVLCDRMGINVYEVIDAAATKNFGFMAFYPGPGVGGHCIPLDPYYLAWKSKEYDLHTRFIELAGEINENMPYYVMGKLQRILNEKKKCLNGAKILVLGVTYKADIEDPRESPATKVMELLQKEGACLSYADPFTPSLVIDGKQYKAVDLTADELAQCDCALILTAHSAFNYDMIVQQASLVFDTRYGTRNIQAPSKNVVLLS, encoded by the coding sequence ATGTTGTTAAAGAAAATTCAAGATCACACATCGGTAGTTGGCGTCATTGGCTTAGGATATGTGGGTTTGCCTTTGGCCGTCCTCCAAGCCAAAAACGGTTATAAAGTCATCGGTATTGATGAATCCGAAGATAAAGTGGACAGGGTGAACCAGGGCCACAATTACATTTTGGATGTCAAGAATGAAGAATTAACTCAGGCGGTCGAATCTGGCCTGTTGGTTGCGACGACTGATTTTGGGCGATTGAAGGAATGTGATGTGGTCCTGATCTGTGTGCCCACACCACTGACACTCAATAAGGAACCTGATATTACCGCCATTGTCAAAGTGACACAGCATATCGCCCACCAATCTCATCCTCATATGTTGGTCGTATTGGAAAGTACGACGTATCCTGGCACGACGGAAGAAGTTATTATTCCTGCACTTACCAAGGGAGGCTTAGAGTTAGGGGAAACCCTGTTCGTCGCATTTTCCCCCGAACGTGTGGATCCAGGGAATAAGGCGTTTAAAACCCATAACACTTTTAAATTGGTTGGAGGGGCTACCCCCGCATGTTTGGAAGTGGCCAGATCTTTTTATGAGCAATCTATAGAAAAAGTCTTTCCAGTGTCGTCCCCTCGTGCGGCGGAAATGACTAAAGTGTTTGAAAATGTGTTCCGGTCAGTCAATATTGCGCTGGTGAACGAGTTGGCTGTGCTGTGTGATCGGATGGGCATCAATGTGTATGAGGTGATTGATGCTGCGGCTACCAAAAATTTTGGGTTTATGGCGTTTTATCCCGGCCCTGGTGTTGGCGGGCATTGTATTCCCCTTGATCCCTATTATCTGGCGTGGAAGTCCAAAGAATATGATTTGCATACACGGTTTATCGAGTTGGCCGGGGAAATCAATGAAAATATGCCCTATTACGTGATGGGGAAACTTCAACGAATTCTGAATGAAAAGAAGAAGTGTCTAAATGGGGCGAAGATTTTAGTGCTCGGGGTGACCTATAAAGCGGATATCGAAGATCCTCGAGAATCTCCGGCAACGAAAGTGATGGAGTTGTTGCAGAAAGAAGGCGCCTGTCTGTCTTATGCAGATCCTTTTACTCCCAGTTTGGTGATAGATGGCAAACAATATAAGGCGGTGGACCTTACAGCTGATGAATTGGCCCAATGTGATTGTGCCCTGATTCTTACCGCGCATTCGGCATTCAACTATGACATGATTGTACAGCAGGCGTCTCTTGTTTTTGATACACGTTATGGTACGAGAAATATTCAGGCGCCATCCAAGAATGTGGTGCTATTGTCGTAG
- a CDS encoding glycosyltransferase family 2 protein produces MGTTLKCEQDMLGSPLVSVVCNFLNGEEFLQEAIESVICQTYSHWELLLVDDGSTDASTALAMGYVTRFPGKIRYLEHLNHQNRGASASRNLGMRESKGQYVAFLDADDVWVPQKLAEQVAIFQSHPGVNFVYGPGQWWYSWDHQSQIPQSDVIQDLHCSLNSIIPSPQLLPLYLHHNGAAVPPPSGILVDRGILQQVGGFEESFRSIYDDQVLYAKLGLHVTAFVSGKCWFRYRQHDKQRCSLTVQSGEHHAVRREYLLWLERYLKRCNVLDKEVWVVFHQEFQRYQYWHIKLVRRRTIQLKNVIIGIGKDLAQRVLPSPVYHWLQASHRRVK; encoded by the coding sequence ATGGGCACGACTCTAAAATGTGAACAGGACATGCTGGGTAGCCCATTAGTGTCCGTGGTGTGTAATTTCTTGAATGGCGAAGAATTTCTTCAAGAAGCCATCGAAAGTGTTATTTGCCAGACCTACTCTCATTGGGAATTGCTCCTCGTGGATGATGGTTCGACCGATGCCAGTACTGCCCTTGCCATGGGTTATGTCACTCGATTTCCAGGGAAGATTCGTTATCTTGAGCATCTCAATCATCAAAATCGTGGAGCCAGTGCTTCCCGGAATTTGGGAATGAGAGAATCTAAAGGTCAGTATGTGGCATTTTTAGATGCGGATGATGTTTGGGTACCCCAAAAGTTGGCGGAACAAGTAGCCATTTTTCAATCTCATCCAGGAGTCAACTTTGTTTATGGACCTGGACAATGGTGGTATAGTTGGGACCATCAGTCTCAAATCCCTCAGAGTGACGTCATTCAAGACCTTCATTGTTCGTTGAATTCGATTATTCCTTCACCTCAACTGCTTCCTCTTTATTTGCATCATAATGGGGCTGCGGTTCCTCCTCCCTCGGGAATACTGGTTGACCGGGGAATCTTGCAACAGGTTGGTGGTTTTGAAGAATCGTTTCGGAGTATTTATGACGATCAGGTTCTTTATGCAAAGCTCGGTCTTCATGTTACGGCATTTGTGTCGGGTAAATGTTGGTTTCGGTATCGACAACATGACAAGCAGCGCTGTTCGTTAACTGTGCAAAGTGGTGAACACCATGCAGTACGGAGAGAGTACCTACTTTGGCTGGAACGCTATCTCAAGCGATGTAATGTGCTAGATAAAGAAGTCTGGGTAGTGTTTCATCAGGAATTTCAACGCTACCAATATTGGCATATAAAATTAGTACGTCGACGGACCATTCAGTTGAAAAATGTCATTATCGGGATTGGGAAGGATCTGGCTCAGCGAGTATTGCCCAGTCCGGTCTATCATTGGCTTCAAGCAAGTCATCGTCGTGTTAAATAG